A genomic window from Anticarsia gemmatalis isolate Benzon Research Colony breed Stoneville strain chromosome 24, ilAntGemm2 primary, whole genome shotgun sequence includes:
- the LOC142983461 gene encoding uncharacterized protein LOC142983461 produces MNYYAYRLMIRTHEENVILKCRRLFQQFAVDMYVKVETERLAFIRYNQAKLRSEDYIHLRDAIHSDGDVQNVGRLTILPSSYIGSPRHMHEYAQDAMTYVRNYGTPDLFITFTCNPKWMEIEREMEPGQKPQDRHDIIARVFQQKLKVMMDVHTKYRVFGDTRCYMYSVEWQKRGLPHAHILIWLLNKLHSNEVDDIISAEIPDPVTDPHLHDIVTTQMVHGPCGALNPLSPCMADGKCTKRYPRPLVAETVTGHDGYPVYRRRSKEDNGRTIKVKVQNQEIEIGNEFIVPYCPLLSRIFETHANVESCHSAKSIKYLCKYVTKGSDMAVFGIASENANDEISNFQMGRYVSTNEALWRLLSFQIHERYPTVVHLAVHLENGQRVYFTEANAAQRAERPPSTTLTSFFSMCETDPFAATLMYVEMPKYYTWNQSTKKFQRRKQGTPVPDWPQVFSSDALGRMYTVHPRNDECFYLRLLLVNVRGPKSFAHLKTVNGHQCQTYREACQLLGLLENDSHWDLTLADSVVSSNAYQIRTLFAIIITTCFPSQPMQLWNKYKDDICEDILHRLRIQTNNPSHLVAKRSSPGLLVD; encoded by the coding sequence atgaattactatgcgtatcgtttgatgattcgtacacatgaggagaatgtcattctgaagtgccgtcggctattccagcaattcgctgtcgacatgtatgtcaaagtcgagaccgaacgtttagcgttcatccgatacaatcaggcaaagctacgatctgaggactatatacacttgcgtgatgctattcattcagatggcgatgttcagaatgttggacgtctgacgattcttccatcatcatatatcggaagcccacgccacatgcacgaatacgctcaagacgctatgacgtacgtgcgaaattatggaactccggatttgtttattacgttcacttgcaatccgaagtggatggaaattgaacgtgagatggaaccgggacaaaaaccgcaagatcgccatgacataatcgccagagtatttcagcaaaaactcaaggttatgatggatgtgcatactaagtatcgagtttttggtgacacacgttgttatatgtactcggtggaatggcagaagcgtggactaccgcatgctcatatcctaatttggttgctgaacaaattacattcaaatgaagtggatgacatcatatcagctgaaattcctgatccagtcactgatccccatctacacgacattgtgacgacgcagatggtgcatggaccgtgcggtgctttgaatccattatcgccttgcatggctgatggaaagtgcacaaaacgatatccgcgaccgttagttgctgaaacagtcacagggcacgatggatatccagtttatcgtcggcgttcaaaagaagataatggtcgaactattaaagtcaaagttcaaaatcaagagattgagatcggaaatgaattcattgtaccatattgcccgctgctatcacgaattttcgaaacacatgcaaacgttgagagttgtcattcggccaaatcaatcaaatatttgtgcaagtacgtcacaaaaggcagcgacatggctgtgtttggtattgcgtcggaaaatgcgaatgacgaaatcagcaacttccaaatgggcagatacgtcagtactaatgaagcactgtggcgattattgtcatttcaaattcatgaaagatatcccacagttgtacatttagcagtgcatttggaaaatggccaaagagtttacttcactgaggctaatgccgcacaacgagctgagagaccaccatcgacaacattgactagcttcttttcaatgtgtgaaacagatccattcgcagcgacgctgatgtacgttgaaatgcccaagtattacacttggaatcaatcaacaaagaaattccaacgtcgcaaacaaggcaccccagttccagattggccacaggtgttttcctctgatgcactaggtcgtatgtatactgttcatcctagaaatgatgaatgtttttatttgcgactgctgttggtaaatgtacgtggaccaaaatcatttgcgcatttgaaaactgtgaatggccaccaatgccaaacatatcgagaagcatgtcaactattgggtttgctggagaacgattctcattgggatttaacacttgccgattcagttgtttcatcaaatgcgtaccaaatacgaacgctgttcgcaattatcatcaccacatgttttccttcacaaccaatgcagttatggaacaaatacaaagacgacatatgtgaagatatcttgcatcgtttgcgcattcaaacgaataatcctagccatttggtggcgaaacggagttcgccgggtttgctagttgattaa